A region of the Stieleria neptunia genome:
TCAGTCAACCGATGCCTACGCGGATCTGGTCGACCGGCTGTTGAATTCACCACGCTTCGGCGAGCGGATGGCGATCTATTGGTTGGACCTGGTGCGATACGCCGATACCGTCGGCTACCACGGCGACCAGAACGTGTCTCAATCGCCCTATCGCGATTACGTGATCAACGCCTTTAACGACAACTTGCCGTATGACCGTTTCGTCCGCGAACAGCTTGCCGGTGACCTGCTTCCCGATGCGACACTCGATCAACAAGTGGCGTCGGGCTACAACCGGCTGAACCAGACGACCGAAGAAGGCGGATCGCAGGCGAAAGAGTATTTGGCGATCTACTTTGCCGATCGTGTTCGAAACGTTTCCCAAGTCTTCATGGGCGCGACGATGGGTTGTGCCCAGTGCCACGATCACAAGTACGACCCCTACACGACGCGCGATTTCTACTCGCTGGGAGCGTTCTTTGCCGATTTGGACGAGCGCGGCGTCTATGGGGCGCGCAGCCGACCGCCGATGATCCGCGTCCCCGGTGACAGGCTGCAGGCGGAACTGGCGGACATGGATCGCCAAATCGAGGTGCTCCGCGCGGAAATCAATCCGCTGCGTCAATCGCTGATCGCCGCCCAGGACCAGTGGGAAGCCGACGTGATCGACCGGATCGATGACCGGCAAGAAACCGAAACGATCTGGATCGACGACGCGCTTGCACTGAGCGCCAACCAGAGCGGGGATTGGCAGTTTGTTGCCCGCGACAAAGCACCGGTTCATCGCGGCGACACGTCTCGAAAACAGCAGAGCAAGGGGCTGACCCAACACCTGTTCGACAACGCCAAGCAGCCCTTTGTCGTCACCAAAGACGCTCGGTTTTACTGTTGGGTCCATCTGGATCCCCAAAATCCCCCGGCGGCGATCATGCTGCAACTGAACGACGGCGACTGGACGCACCGCAAGGTCTGGGGCAGCGATGACATCAGCTATGGTCGACAGCAAGAGAGCTACGCCGGCTATCGGCGCGGCGGGGATCTTCCCGCGACGGGCCAGTGGGTGCGACTGGAAGCGACCGCAGAGGAAGTCGGGTTGGGTGAAGGGGCCAAGGTCAACGGGATGGCGTTCACCCAATTCGGCGGTCTGGTTCACTGGGACGATTGCGGCGTGATCACCGCCGGCGGAATTCCCGCCGAAGTCGCCGAAGCCTTGCGTCTCGACCCAGGCCAGCGGTCGGATCAACAGCGTCAAGCGATCACCGATCACTACGTGGCGGAATCCGAGGAGATGATTTCGCTGCAAAACCAGATTCGGCAATTGGAAACGCGCCGCAAGGCGAAATACGAAACGGCGCCCGAAACCGTCGTCTCGCGGAGCGTCTCCCCGCGAACGATCCGAATCTTGCCCCGCGGCAACTGGATGGACGATTCCGGTGACGTGGTCACTCCGGCGATCCCGGCATTTTTGGGGACGTTGGACAGCGGCGATGCGCGACCGACGCGGCTTGATTTGGCGAACTGGTTGTGCCGTGACGACAACCCGCTGACCGCACGAACGATGGTCAACCGGTTGTGGAGCCTGTTGTTTGGACGGGGGATCTGTGCCAGCGTGGATGACTTTGGCGGGCAGGGGACGTATCCGTCGTATCCGGATCTGTTGGACGCCCTGGCGATCGATTTCATCCAGTCGGGCTGGGACGTCAAACACGTGATGCGATCGATCGCGAACAGCCAGGCGTACCGGCGTTCGTCCACGCCGACTGCGGAACTGTCGCAACGCGATCCGTACAACGATCTGTTCGCCCGGCAGGGACGCTTTACGGTGGATGCCGAAGTGGTCCGTGACGGGGCGCTCGCGATCAGCGGTCTGTTGGTCGAATCCATCGGCGGGCCGAGCGTTCGTCCGTACCAACCGGCGGGCTATTATGCACAACTCAATTTCCCACGCCGCAACTACGTGGCCGACGAGGGATCCAACCAGTACCGTCGCGGGCTGTACACGCACTGGCAGCGGACGTTCCTGCACCCGATGCTCAAAGCCTTTGACGCGCCCAGCCGCGAAGAATGCACGGCGCAGCGGGCGCGGTCGAACACACCGCTGCAGGCGCTGGTGTTGCTCAACGATCCGACCTTTGTCGAAGCGGCACGGGTGTTTGCCGAGCGGATCATGCGTGAAGGCGGCCAAGACGTCGACCAGCGACTGCAATGGGCTTACCGGAACGCCGTCTCGCGTGCCGCGCCGGCGGAGATTGTCGAACCCCTGGCGGCCGTGTTCCGCGATCACCTGGATCACTACCGGGCCAACGTCGACGACGCGGGGAAATTGATCGCCCACGGCGAAGCACCGGTCCCCAGCGATCTGGATGTGGCCGAATTGGCCGCCTGGACCAGTGTGGCCCGTGTGATCCTGAACCTACACGAAACCATTACGCGCTACTGAGACCGCGATGAATCCTGAATCCAATTCTCTGCACCGGCGACTCGCACGTCGGACGTTTCTGCGCCGCACCGGAATCGGTTCGGTCGCGTTGGCGTCCCTGTTGAAATCAGACTTGGCGGGCGCGGTATCGGCATCCGCTGCGGCGTCGTCCGGCGCGAGCGCCTTTGAAGGCATCCTGGCCCGCCCGCATCATGCCCCGCGCGTCAAACGTGTGATCCATCTGTGCATGGCCGGCGGCCCCAGCCATTTGGAAACGTTCGACTACAAACCGGTCTTGGCGGAGATGGACGGCAAACCGATGCCGGATTCGATCACGGCGGGACAGCCGATCGCGCAGTTGCAGGGCAAAGAGCTGAAGGTGATGGGGCCGCAGCACAAGTTCATCGCCCGCGGCGAAAGCGGATTGATGATATCCGACGTGTTCAAGCACATCGGCGGCTTGGCCGATGAGATGTGTGTCATCAAATCGATGCACACCGAACAGATCAACCACGACCCCGCGCACACGTTTTTTAATACCGGAACGGCGATCAGTGGGCGACCCTCGATGGGTTCGTGGGTGCTGTACGGGCTGGGAAGCGAAACGGAGAATCTGCCGGGGTTCATCGTGCTGACCAGTGAAGGCGGGGGGCAGAGTCAACCGATCAGTTCGCGGCAGTGGCACTCGGGTTTTTTGCCCAGTCGTTACCAAGGTGTCCAGATGCACGCCAGCGGAAACCCGGTCCACTATGTCGGCAATCCGGCGGGGGTCAGCCGTGATCAACAGCGGGACATCGTCGATGCGGTTTCGCGGATCAACCAGATTCGAAACGACGAGCTCAACGATCCCGAAATCGCTACGCGGTTGGCGGGTTATGAAATGGCGTTCCGGATGCAGGCTTCGGTGCCCGAGTTGACCGACATGTCCGGCGAGACGCAGCAAGTGATCGACCAATACGGTTGCACGCCGGGCGACGGTTCGTTCGCCAGCAATTGTTTGCTCGCCCGCCGGTTGGCCGAACGCGGCGTGCGATTTATCCAACTGTACCATCGCGGCTGGGACCACCACGGGGGCGTCAAGGCGGGGGTGGCCAAGACGGCGGGACTGGTGGATCGAGGCACCGCGGCCCTGGTCTGGGATCTGAAGCAACGCGGCATGTTGGACGAAACGCTGATCGTCTGGGGTGGTGAATTCGGCCGCACTCCGATGGCCCAAGGCAGCGGACGCGATCACCACATCAAAGGGTTTTCGATGTGGCTGGCCGGCGGCGGTGTCCGCGGCGGCACGAGCTATGGAGCGACCGATGAATTCGGGTACAACGCGGTGGAGAACAAAGTCCACGTGCGAGACTTTCACGCCACGATGCTGCACCTGTTGGGCATCGATCACATGCGGCTGAGTTTCAAGTTTCAAGGCCTGGATTTTCGCCTGACCGGTGTGGAAGAAGCCCACGTGGTGCGCGAGCTGTTGGCGTAGCCAGTGGCGTAAGCTTCCAGCTTGCGTGTGGCGTAAGCTTCCAGCTTGCGAGGCAAGCAGAATGCTTGCCCCACTTCAGACCAACGACCGCGCGTAGCTCAAGAAGAACAGGACCATGTGCAGGGGCAACGTGCCGATGGCGGCGTAACGAAAGCGGCGTCGCGAGAACAGGCCGATGATCGACAAGACCGTTCCGAGCACGGCGACCAAGGCACCTCCGGCGGGAAACCACCAGGCGCCCAGGGCGGCAAACAGGAGCACGATGACTGCGGCCGACGAGGCGCCCATGGCGGTGTAGAGGAACGGCCCGTACTCTCCATAGGCTGCCTCGCCCGAGAGCGTCGGCGTCTTGACCGGTTCGGACGGCGTTGTCAGCTCCGGCGGGTCGACACGGAACGGCGATCCGACGCGGACCGGTGCTTCCGATGCGGCACCCGCCACCGATGCCGCGCCCGCCATCGTCCGCTCGGCCGCCCCATCGGTCGTTGTCGGTTCGACAAGCTTGGCAACAAACGGGGCGGTTCCGGTTTCCGACGGATCGGAGTTTTCGGTCGGCCCGGGCTGGTCGTGCGAAGGTGAGGCGTCGTCGGTTCGATTCATGGACGATGTTACTGGGGTGTCGGCGTTGGAGTTTCCCGAACCGATCTCGCTCGTGGGCACCAGAAAGCAACTATTCTAATGGATCTTCCCGGCGGACAGATAGCCATTGAGTTGACGTATTGGATGATGTGTCGATATTAGGTTTGTCGTGCCCCTCCGCAACCGTATCGTTTCTACCCGATTTAGATTTCATGACATTCCAGCTTTGCAGTTCTTTGTGGTGCCGCCAGACGGTTCGAGACGGGCATGGCGGAATCCGTTCGTTGCGATCACGTGTCGGCATGATCGCGCTGCTGGCGGGCGTGGTCGGGCTGACAAACGTGGTCGGGCTGAGGGGGCTGGGCATCCGGACGGTTCGGGCGGCGGATGTTGAAACGGCTCGGCCGTTACCGCCGGAGATTGCCCAGGCGTCCCAAGAGCCGATCGAGGCGATGTCGGCCATCCGGATCCCCGAAGGCTGGACGATCAGCCTGTGGGCCGCCGAACCGGATGTCGCCAACGTCGTGGCCTTTGACATCGATCGACAAGGACATCTTTATGCGTGCGAGACGTTTCGACAGAATCGCGGCGTGACCGACAATCGCGGCCACGACCAACAGTGGCTGATGGCCGATCTGGCGTCCAGGACGGTTCAGGATCGCATCGATTACCACAAGCGTCTGTTGGGGGAGGCGGCGGTGACGTACACCCAGCACGACGACCGGATTCGACGGCTGTCCGATACCGACGGTGACGGGCGGGCCGACAAGAGCGTGGTGCTGGCCAGCGGATTCCATCAATTGGAAGAAGGCACCGGCGCCGGCGTCTTGGCCGTCGACGGCGACGTTTACTACACCTGCATCCCGAAGCTTTGGAAACTGGTCGACCAAGACGGTGACGGCAAGGCGGACGAACGCGTCGTGCTGTCGGACGGTTATGGCGTCCGCGTCGCGTTTCGCGGCCACGATCTGCACGGGCTAATTCGTGGCTACGACGGGCGGTTGTACTTCACGATCGGAGACCGCGGCTACCACCTGCGAACGGCCGAGGGCGAGGTCTTGTCCGACCCCGCCAGCGGCGCGGTGTTCCGCTGCGAACTCGATGGCACCGGGTTAGAAGTGTTCGCGCGTGGGTTGCGAAACCCACAGGAACTGGCGTTCAACGATCGTGGCGATTGGTTTACCGTCGACAACAACAGCGACAGTGGCGACCAGGCCCGCATCGTGCACCTGTTGCAAGACGGCGACACCGGCTGGCGGATGTATTACCAATACCTCAGCGACCGTGGCCCGTTCAATCGCGAGAAAATCTGGCAGCCGGTCAACCCCGACCAACCCGCGTCGATCATCCCCCCGGTCGCCAATTTCACCGACGGGCCGAGCGGTTTGGCGTACTACCCCGGCACCGGATTCGGCGACCAACTCGACGACACCTTTTTGATTTGCGATTTCCGTGGCGGCCCCAGCAACAGCGGCATTCGAACCTTCAACGTCGAACCGGCCGGGGCGACGTACAAGTTGGTCGCCGACGATCAACCGATTTGGACGTGCCTGGCCACCGACGTCGCGTTCGGTCCCGATGGCGCGTTGTACGTCAGCGATTGGGTCGACGGGTGGGACGGTCTGGGCAAGGCTCGGATCTATCGCATCAGTGACCCCGACCACGCCGACGATCCCATCGTCGCGGACGTGCAGCAGCGACTTGCCGGCGACTGGGATGCGTTGTCGCCGCAAACGCTGGCCGGTTTGATCGGACACGCCGATCGACGGATTCGACTGCAGAGCCAATGGGCACTGGCGTCACGCGGCGCAACCGACACGCTGGCCGCGATCGCGGCGGATGCCGACGCATCGCCCAAGGCGCGTTTGCACGCGGCGTGGGGGTTGGGCCAAATCGCTCGTCACAGCGCGTCCAGCGACGCTCCCGACGCCGCGGCCAAACAGGCGTTGATCAAATTGATCGCCGACGCCGATGCAGATCTGTCTGCCGCGGCGCTGGCGATCGTCGGCGAACAGGGCTGGACCGGCGCTTCCCAAGCCGCTCAAACGGCGCTCAACAGCGAGAACCCCCGCGTCCGATACGCCGCAATCGACGCACTCGGGCGGCTGAAAGACGCTTCGGCAATCGAAGCCGTCTTGACCCAGGCGGGAACCGTCGACGCCAAAGATCCCGCGATCCGCCACGCGGCGTCGATGTATTTGGCGCGGGCCGTCAAAGCGGATCGGATTGCCATTCTGGCCAAGCACCCCAATGCCACGGTGCGTCTGTCGGGCGTCATCGCCTTGAGAAGGCTGGCCAGCGGATCGGTCGGGAAATTCCTGCACGATCCCGATCCCCGCGTGGTGTTGGAGGCCGCACGAGCGATCCACGACAAACCGATCGAGTTTGCAACCGCCGCGCTGGCGGAATTGATCCAACAACCGCTGGAATCCGAAGCCCTGGCCCGACGCGTCCTGAACGCCAATTACCGCATCGGCAGCGCCGAGTCGGCCAACGCGATCGCAACCTACGCGACACGCTCCGAAGCAAGCGAAGCGATGCGGATCGAAGCGATCGAGATGCTCGGCGATTGGAGCACGCCGGGGCCGCTGGACCGCGTCTTGGGGGATTACCGCCCGCTGGACAAACGCGACGCCGCATTGGCCGCCGCCGCCCTGGAACCACAGATCGATCTGTTGATGGTCGCTCCGGAAAACGTGCGACTGCGAGCGATCGAAGTGGCTGCGTCGTTGGGAATTAAAAAAATCGCCGGTGCGCTGGTCGACCAAGTCGCCGAAACCAGACGCAGTTCCGACGCGCGGGCGCGGGCCCTCGTGGCGCTGGCGCGTCTAGACGCATCCAGCGCCGTCCGGCTGGCCGAATCGATTCCCGTTGACAACGCGCGCGGCCCATTGGGACTGGCCAGTCTGTCCGTGTTGGCCGATCACGCCGCGGAAAAATCCATCGACCGCTTCGTCACGTCCACCTCCAATGCCGACACCCGAATGCGACAACAGGCATGGGACATCCTGGCCGAGCTGAAAAGCCCCAAGGCGGACGCGGCGATTCGCCAAGCGGTCGACCAATACCTCGACGGCAGTCTCGATGCACGCGTGCAATTGAACGTGATCGAAGCAGCCAAGGGCCGATTGGACGATGCCCGGCAAAAGCGTTTGGACGAGTACCGAACCGAAGTGGCCCAATCGCAACCGCTGGGGAAATGGCTGGATTCGCTTTCCGGAGGCGACCCCGAGCGGGGCGCCGCGTTGTTCTTTGGAAAAACCGAACTGTCCTGCGTCCGCTGCCACAAAGTCGATCGCGCCGGTGGTGAGGTGGGACCCAATTTGACCGTGATCGGGAAGGAGCGTGACGCCCGCTACCTGCTCGAATCGATCTGTCTGCCCGATGCGAAAATTGCCAAGGGATTCGAAACGGCGGTCATCGTGGATCTGGACGGTCGTGTCCACAGCGGCATCGTCAAATCCGAAAACGACGACGTGGTCGAATTGATTCTCGCCGATGGCAGCCAACAACGGATCCTGCAAGACGACATCGAAGTGCGACGCAAAGGCAACTCGTCGATGCCGGCCGACCTGACCAAGCACCTGACAGCCAGAGAATTGCGTGACCTGGTCGCCTATCTCGCCAGTTTGCAAGTCGATCCACGATCGGCCACGGACGTGGAATGAAACGAGGGATGGCAGAATGATTCGGGGCAGAATGATGGGGCTTGCGGGCTGTCGGTTTTGTGAGCCGCGACGCGTAAGCGGCCGGGCACTGCGACGAAAGCCCGAGGCCTTACGGCCAGCGGCTCACCATTAACTCAGCAGAACCCGACTCAATCGACAGCCCGCTTGCGCTGTTCTGCTGCGCTCAACGAGACGTTGACAGCGCATTAATCTTCCTGCGTCGGCTCGTCGACCAAACGGATCACTTCGATTCGAGAGTTGGCTTCGGCGATCATCAGGAAACGATCGTCGGGACTGAACTCGACCGCCACGACGTTTTCTTTGCGCGGTTGCAGGGCGATCAGTTCCAGCCCGCTGTGCGTGTCCCAAATGCGGATGACTCGATCGGAGCCGACCGTCACGATCCGGTCCCCGCTGATCGAAGCGGTCACGCGGGTCACGGGGCTGCTGCTGACCAGCAAGCGTTGCCCCAGCCGGGGCGGTTGCGAGTTCGGGACGACGTTTGGCGATGCGGCAACCAATGGAAACGCGGGCTGGCCGGCCGTTGTTGAAGCGGTCGTCGAATCGGTCGTCAGATCTTCATCACGCACGTCACCTGGATTCCAAATCGCACAACTGCCGTCGTCACCGACGGTCGCCAGCTGATTCCGATCGGCCAGCCAAACCAGGTCGTTGACCGAACTCGGATGCGCCTTCCAGACCTGCACCGGCGCGTCCGCCCACCGCCATTGGCCATCGGCCGTTCGCAGCAGCGTCGCATAGAACACTCGCCCGGCCTTGGTGCATCCGAAGATCCGATCACCCGACGGAGCCACCTTCAGTCGAGAAATGCCTCCGAGCCGGGGCAACACCAGTTCCTGCGGGGGTGCGTCGGTGGTCAAGTCGTACAGCAGCAGACTTTCTTCGCGAATCGTTGAATTGCGATTCGGATTCGCTTTGGCAGCTTCGTTGGAAAGTTTGATCTCTTGAGAGAAGGACGCGACCAGATGTTGCGAATCGATCAGGCTGACGGCGGTCAACGCGGCGCGTCGCTCGACGTCGATCGACCGTCGGGCGACGAAATCGGTTCTTCCGGCTTCAAACACGAAGAGGGTGCCTCGGGTATGGACGGCGAAGCGGGGTGGTCCCGGATCCGTCGGCCGGACGTCGCCACGAAGCGGCATGCTGCCGATCCCGCGTACTCCGCGGGCACGCCGCATTTCAACATCCAACTTGTGTTTGCCCAGCGAGTGGGTTTTGTAAAGCAGGTTCCGTTGGCGTTTTGTCGCGGAGACTGTGACGGCAATTTGCCGTGGCGAAATCCAACTGGCGTCCACCAGCGTGCGTTCGGAAACATGCAGCGTTCCGATCGCGTCGTGGCCATCGTTGGACCACAACCGCACCTTGCCGTCGTCGCTGGCGGTGACGAGAAATGGTTCGCAAAAACGATACTTCGGCTCGCCGGATTTCGGTTGATCGACCAGTTTATGACAGGGGGCAAGGTAAAGCACATCGCCCACCGTGTTCTCGTGCCCCTGGTAATCGCGAAAGTGTCGAATCGTGAACGATTCCGCGGGCGGGACAGCGTGCGGGACAGCGGGATCGACCGCTGACGTGTTTTCCGGCGACACGGCAGCCGTGCCCGTACTCGTGGTCGGTTCGGACTCAGGCGCCGCCGCGGACTCTGTCGCGGAGTCCGTGGCGGTGGTGATCTCTGTCAGCAACCAGCGAGAAACGTTGCCATCTCGACCGCCGACGATCAGCTCGTCTCCGTCGGGAGAAAAACGAACTTGCCAGGCCCCTCGTTGACTGGCCTGGAACTGACTCGGCGGATGCCTCAGCGGCATGCGCAAATCCTTCAGATAGGTCATACCGATGTCATCGCACCAAGCGATCCGATGCGTTTCGGCGTGAAAGTCCAGCCCACGCATGCCCAGCCCACGCCAAAGCAATCCTTCATGGTGGAACCCTTCGGGGGTGGACCCCCAAAGTTCCACAAACCCCATGGACCCCATCGGCGATTCGAAACGTCCTCGCGTTGAGACGAACCTGCCGTCCTCGGTGAAACGCAGTCCGGTGATCGCCGGCCGGTCGGGCCAGTCGCGTTGAAACGTGTGGATCAACTCCCCCGCATCATTTCGCTGTAACAAGACCAACCAGCTGTGCTCATCGACGGCGCGCGCTCCGGTGCTGGTCGACCCGCCGCCGACCAACAATTGATTTGAATCGGGGGAAAAGGCAATCGCATGACCGCGTCGCCGCTTGGGCAGCGCGATCCGTTGGTCTTGTTCGTTTTCCTCCAGATCCCAAACCGTCACGGCCCCGTCTCGATCAATCCAGCACAACCATTTTTCGTCCGGGCTGACGGTTAACGCGTGGACCGAGTCCGTCGATCGCACCAGAATCTGTGGGGGACCGAGCCCACGTCGCTTGTCTTGGTCGGCGTTGAAGAACTCTCGATCGGTCGGCAATTTCCATTTCAAAATCGTCCCGTCGCCGCAGGCGGCAAACATCCATTGGTGTCGACGCGAAACCGCCAACGCATGAATCGCCGACGCCGAGTTGACGCCCGGGACATCGGCGTTGAGTACGGTCGAGGGAGAGTGGGAAATGAGATCGAGCAGCCGCCATTCCCACTTTCGCATCGAAATGGGAATGCTCCGCATGAGTTCCAACCCGCGGGTGCGGTCGCCTTCGGCCAGCTCATGCGACGCCCTGGACAGTTCGACCATGTGGCGGTGCAGCAGCAACGCCTCGCGCTCCGCCTCGCTTTGTTTGTGTTTCAGAACCAATCGGTTGGCACGATCGCTCAGTTGCATGTGTCGCACCTGGGCGACCAGGATTCCCATCAGCAACACCAGAACCACCGGAATTCCCATCGCCAACAACGCATAGGCGGGATGAAGTCGCCCCCAAACCCAGACGTTTTCCAGCAGCGACACCTTGCGTGCCAAGATCGGCTCTCGCCGGCGGAACCGCTGCAAATCATCGCGGAGGTCGGCGGCCGATCGGTAGCGTGCGGTGGGGGATTTCGCCAAGCAACGCAGGGTGATCGTTTCCAGATCACGAGGGATCGCCGCGCGGCGGCTCCGCGGGGGCGTCGGAATCGCCGTCTTGTTCGCCTGCAGCACCTCGCGTGCTTTGCCGACAAACGGCGGCGTTCCGACCAGCATCTCGTACAGGATCGTTCCCAACGCATACAGATCCGTCGCCGGCTGGTTGGCGTTTTCAGCGCCTTCGGCCTGCTCGGGACTCATGTAAGCCGGCGTCCCCAGGACGGTGCCCTCGGTGGTCAATCCGGACGAAAACTGCGGGTAGCTGGCCAGGCCGAAATCGAGAACCATGGGACGGTTCTGGTTCAGCATCACGTTGGCGGGTTTGAGGTCGCGATGCACGATGCCATGGTCGTGGGCACAGGCGACCGCGTCGGCGATTTGCGCCATCCAGTCCGCCGCTTGGTCAAAATCCAGCGGACCGTGATCTTTCAGGTACCGGGCCAGCGAAGGTCCATCGATCCACTGTTGGATCAAAATCGGCAAACCGTCCTCGATCAGGACTTCGTGGACTTGGACCACGTTGGGATGCGTGATGGCAGCGGCGGCACGAGCCTCGGTTTGAAACCGCGCCGCGCTGGTTTCACTGGTCACCCGCGAAGCATGCGGGACCTTGAGCGCCACCCAACGCGCCAGCCGCGCGTCGCGGGCACACCACACACTGCCCGTCGCCCCGGTGCCGAGCCGTTTGCGGATTTCAAATCGCCCCAGCCAGACCTTGTCGCGATCCAGCGCCGCCAACTCGGCCAAGCGGCTTGACGTCGGCAAACGACGACTGTTCAGCTCGCTGGCGGGAACCTTGACCGTCTGATCGCGGGTCTCTTCGGCGTCGCGGTAGGCCGCGTCGATGGCGTCCAGTTCCTGGGTCAACTGAGTCCGCCAGTCTTTCGGTACCCCGGCCAGAAACGGTGCCCGTTCGACCTCGCCTTCCTGAAGCGACGCTTCGTAGGCATCGCACAACCGATCGATCGTGATCCACTTCTCGCGCGAGTCCTCGGCCGAACCCCCGTGCGGATCAGGTTGGTCGGTGTTCATCGGAGTTCTCCAAGATCGGACTCCACAAGCGACGGATCAAATTCAGTTTTCGCTCCACCGTCCGCGTGGCGCAGCCGAGTTGCTCCGCGATCTCCTCGTTCGTAAACCCGTGCAGCTTCAAGGACACGATCCCACGCAACGTCGCTTCGGAAAGCTGCTCCAGAAACCGCTCGATCGCTTCGTTCGACGCCGCCTGTTCGGCACCCGAGCGTTGGTTCCGGTCGCGGACCGAGTCGAGCGGATAGTCTTCACGCTTGCGCCCCGCACGTTGTGAAGCGAATTCAATTCTCGAGGAACTCGGTTTGGGCCCATCGCCGATCAACAATCGATTGCGTCCGCTCGCCGTCGCGCCCTGCCGGGGCACACCCGAGTGGTACGAACCCGATCGGGGCTCGAGCCGATTCAGGCGGGTTGATGGGGTCGCGTCGCCATTGCCCGAGACGTCATTGACCGAGTCATCCTTTCCCGACTCGCCGGGTGGCGGTTCGGCGGGTCGGCGGCCGCCTTCACCGCCGCGGCACAGCGCGTTGTCGTAACGCACCGAATCGATCGCCTTGTTTCGCGTCAGTCGCGCCAAGATCGCCCAAGCCTGTCCGCCGGTGACGAGCGCGTCCAGCTGGCCCGTCTCGATCCGATCAAAAAAACTTCGGAAGGCGCTCTGGGCAACGTCTTCCTCGTCAGCCAAACCGCCGCCGGGGGTCAGCCGTGTCCGTGCGACACGCTCGACCTGGCCGCGGTAACAACGATACAGTTTTGCAGCGGCGGACTGGCGTTCTTCATCGGTGCCCGCCTGACGCAGCTGATTCAGGATCAGGGTGATTGAGCTTTCTGACATAAGCATCGAGGCGGGGAGGGGGTGAAAAGCAACGTCTCAAAACGTCGAGCCGCCTATCTCCATTGAGCCACAGTCTGACATATGTTGGACCGTCTTGTCAAAGTTCATCTCCGACATTCGAGCGATTTGCCGGCCCCCCAACGAGATTTTCGAAGGGCTGCCACTGAACCAGCGCCGGCGAATGCGACCCCGTGACCCCGACCGCAGCGGAGGCGATGAACCCTTCTCTTGGTGTCGAGCAGACGAAACTCCATTGCTTTTCCAGGTCCAATCCCGCGGCCAGGAATCGAATGACGGGGCGCTCGGAATCAATTTGCTCAAACGCGAAATCGGCCAGTGGCGTGTGCAACCCGGTCCCGATGGCCTTGATGAAGGCCTCCTTGAGCGTCCAGATCCTCAGGAAAAAGTACTGCTGGCGGGCGAGCGGCTGGCGACGCAAAAAACGCACTTCCGGCTCAGCGAAGTACCGTTCGGCCAGTTCGGTCGAGGTCCGGCGGTGAATCGATTCCACATCCACGCCGACCAAATCGACGTGCGGATCGGCAACGCCGCATAACACCAGACCGTCGGTGTGGGCGATATTGAACGGCTGGATGGCTTCGTCGGGCGTCACGACCTGCGGTTTGCCGTGTCGGCCGGTGCCGAAGCGAATCGCCTCGGGCGCGACGTTGCGGTCGGCCAGTAGACGCCGCGCCATCGCCCGACCGACGACGTGTTGATTGCGCGTGGTGGTGCGTTGAAAACGATCGGCGTGGATCAATTCCTCCTCCGCCAGCCATCGTTCACAGCGACGTTCGAATTCGCCGC
Encoded here:
- a CDS encoding 4'-phosphopantetheinyl transferase family protein, with protein sequence MHCQTPDATPRPCHVRVWHAATSTDQRGEFERRCERWLAEEELIHADRFQRTTTRNQHVVGRAMARRLLADRNVAPEAIRFGTGRHGKPQVVTPDEAIQPFNIAHTDGLVLCGVADPHVDLVGVDVESIHRRTSTELAERYFAEPEVRFLRRQPLARQQYFFLRIWTLKEAFIKAIGTGLHTPLADFAFEQIDSERPVIRFLAAGLDLEKQWSFVCSTPREGFIASAAVGVTGSHSPALVQWQPFENLVGGPANRSNVGDEL
- a CDS encoding sigma-70 family RNA polymerase sigma factor; protein product: MSESSITLILNQLRQAGTDEERQSAAAKLYRCYRGQVERVARTRLTPGGGLADEEDVAQSAFRSFFDRIETGQLDALVTGGQAWAILARLTRNKAIDSVRYDNALCRGGEGGRRPAEPPPGESGKDDSVNDVSGNGDATPSTRLNRLEPRSGSYHSGVPRQGATASGRNRLLIGDGPKPSSSRIEFASQRAGRKREDYPLDSVRDRNQRSGAEQAASNEAIERFLEQLSEATLRGIVSLKLHGFTNEEIAEQLGCATRTVERKLNLIRRLWSPILENSDEHRPT
- a CDS encoding WD40 repeat domain-containing serine/threonine protein kinase, whose protein sequence is MNTDQPDPHGGSAEDSREKWITIDRLCDAYEASLQEGEVERAPFLAGVPKDWRTQLTQELDAIDAAYRDAEETRDQTVKVPASELNSRRLPTSSRLAELAALDRDKVWLGRFEIRKRLGTGATGSVWCARDARLARWVALKVPHASRVTSETSAARFQTEARAAAAITHPNVVQVHEVLIEDGLPILIQQWIDGPSLARYLKDHGPLDFDQAADWMAQIADAVACAHDHGIVHRDLKPANVMLNQNRPMVLDFGLASYPQFSSGLTTEGTVLGTPAYMSPEQAEGAENANQPATDLYALGTILYEMLVGTPPFVGKAREVLQANKTAIPTPPRSRRAAIPRDLETITLRCLAKSPTARYRSAADLRDDLQRFRRREPILARKVSLLENVWVWGRLHPAYALLAMGIPVVLVLLMGILVAQVRHMQLSDRANRLVLKHKQSEAEREALLLHRHMVELSRASHELAEGDRTRGLELMRSIPISMRKWEWRLLDLISHSPSTVLNADVPGVNSASAIHALAVSRRHQWMFAACGDGTILKWKLPTDREFFNADQDKRRGLGPPQILVRSTDSVHALTVSPDEKWLCWIDRDGAVTVWDLEENEQDQRIALPKRRRGHAIAFSPDSNQLLVGGGSTSTGARAVDEHSWLVLLQRNDAGELIHTFQRDWPDRPAITGLRFTEDGRFVSTRGRFESPMGSMGFVELWGSTPEGFHHEGLLWRGLGMRGLDFHAETHRIAWCDDIGMTYLKDLRMPLRHPPSQFQASQRGAWQVRFSPDGDELIVGGRDGNVSRWLLTEITTATDSATESAAAPESEPTTSTGTAAVSPENTSAVDPAVPHAVPPAESFTIRHFRDYQGHENTVGDVLYLAPCHKLVDQPKSGEPKYRFCEPFLVTASDDGKVRLWSNDGHDAIGTLHVSERTLVDASWISPRQIAVTVSATKRQRNLLYKTHSLGKHKLDVEMRRARGVRGIGSMPLRGDVRPTDPGPPRFAVHTRGTLFVFEAGRTDFVARRSIDVERRAALTAVSLIDSQHLVASFSQEIKLSNEAAKANPNRNSTIREESLLLYDLTTDAPPQELVLPRLGGISRLKVAPSGDRIFGCTKAGRVFYATLLRTADGQWRWADAPVQVWKAHPSSVNDLVWLADRNQLATVGDDGSCAIWNPGDVRDEDLTTDSTTASTTAGQPAFPLVAASPNVVPNSQPPRLGQRLLVSSSPVTRVTASISGDRIVTVGSDRVIRIWDTHSGLELIALQPRKENVVAVEFSPDDRFLMIAEANSRIEVIRLVDEPTQED